A region from the Silene latifolia isolate original U9 population chromosome 7, ASM4854445v1, whole genome shotgun sequence genome encodes:
- the LOC141592902 gene encoding uncharacterized protein LOC141592902 — protein sequence MMQRLLRSGGRDNGVTSPETPSPSPSSSRTPPSTVAATGQARAIRFVYCDDKGKFRIEPEALAVLQLVKEPIGVVSVCGRARQGKSFILNQLLGRSSGFVVAPTHRPCTKGLWLWSVPLKMTALDGTEYNLILLDSEGIDAYDQTGTYSTQIFSLAVMLSSMFIYNQMGGIDEAALDHLSLVTEMTKHIRVRASGTKTTPSELAQFSPIFVWLLRDFYLDLTEDNRKITPRDYLELALRPVEGGARDVSAKNEIRESIRALFPDRECFTLVRPLNNETQLQRLDQISLDKLRPEFRSGLDALTRFVFERTRPKQVGATVMNGPMFAGITQSFLDALNQGAVPTITSSWQSVEEAECRRAFDSATEEYKSSFDQSKPPEEAPLREAHESAVQKALGIFNASAVGAGAVRKKYEKLLQTFFRQTFEDYKRIAYMEADTKCANAIQAMERRLRSACNTADAKLEQVLKVLDDLSSEYEKSSHGPGKWHKLATFLQQSLEGPIADLVRKRIDHITSEKSSLSLKCRSIEDKMNLLHKQLEANEKSKADYLKRYEDAINEKKKVADDYMSRISSLQSKCSSLEERCSSLIKTLDGVRHESSDWKRKYEHVLSKQKDDEEHASAEISALKSRTSAAEARLSAAREQVHSAQEEAGEWKRKYDIAVQEAKTALAKAATVQERGSKNMQQREDALRAEFASSLAKKEEEVRDQAAKIEKAEQRLAALSFELKDAEAMLENYGLQIADFRSNIKELTEKLNAANAKAQSYERESQILEQEKILLEQKYRSEFARFDEVQERSRVAEIDAKRAIEVADKARSDATLAQQEKSQIQQIAMERLTQIERAERQIDQLERAKNDLANELETLRASELEANSRVKQLEARVEEREKEIESLMESNNEQRASTVQVLESLLESERGSRAEADRRADDLSHKLQTTQAKLEKVQTELTSVRLNESALEAKLKTASHAKRSRVDDHSMDLGVDSAENMDFTDKVTRTNKRRKSTASTIHEPTSAGDGDSVFMGDDDDSQSSQQTGTNEYKKLTVLQLKEALTKQNFGDEVLKLGSSARKKDLIALYERLILSKS from the exons ATGATGCAAAGACTACTCCGCTCCGGCGGCAGAGACAATGGCGTCACCTCGCCGGAAACTCCATCACCTTCTCCGTCGTCGTCGAGAACTCCGCCGTCGACCGTGGCGGCGACCGGTCAAGCGCGGGCAATTCGGTTCGTGTATTGTGACGACAAAGGCAAGTTTCGTATCGAACCGGAAGCGCTGGCCGTTTTACAGCTAGTTAAGGAGCCAATTGGTGTCGTTTCGGTTTGCGGTCGTGCTCGTCAGGGTAAAAGCTTCATTCTTAATCAG CTTCTGGGTAGGAGCAGCGGATTTGTAGTTGCGCCAACTCATAGGCCGTGCACTAAAGGGCTGTGGCTATGGAGTGTTCCACTAAAGATGACTGCTCTAGACGGAACAGAGTATAACCTTATACTCTTGGATAGCGAAGGAATTGATGCTTATGATCAGACG GGAACATACAGCACACAAATTTTTTCTTTAGCAGTTATGTTGTCCAGCATGTTCATCTACAACCAG ATGGGTGGAATTGATGAGGCTGCGCTGGATCATCTCTCCCTTGTAACTGAAATGACCAAACATATACGAGTGAGAGCCTCTGGGACAAAGACTACGCCATCCGAGCTGGCACAGTTCTCACCGATATTTGTCTGGCTGCTGAGG GACTTCTATTTGGATTTGACAGAAGATAACAGGAAAATAACGCCTAGAGATTATTTGGAACTTGCTTTGAGGCCTGTAGAAGGAGGTGCAAGAGATGTTTCTGCGAAAAATGAG ATCCGGGAATCTATTCGAGCACTTTTTCCAGATCGAGAATGCTTCACTCTTGTGCGGCCGTTAAACAACGAAACTCAACTTCAGCGCCTCGATCAAATATCG TTGGATAAATTGAGGCCGGAGTTCAGATCTGGCTTGGATGCGTTGACAAGGTTTGTGTTTGAGAGAACTAGGCCCAAGCAAGTGGGAGCAACTGTAATGAATGGACCTATGTTTGCTGGTATTACACAGTCATTTCTAGATGCGTTAAACCAGGGAGCAGTGCCGACGATCACTTCCTCTTGGCAG AGCGTTGAAGAAGCAGAGTGCAGAAGGGCTTTTGATTCAGCTACCGAGGAGTACAAGTCGTCATTTGACCAATCAAAGCCTCCAGAGGAA GCTCCACTAAGGGAAGCACATGAGTCAGCAGTACAAAAAGCTTTGGGTATCTTTAATGCTAGTGCAGTGGGAGCTGGAGCAGTTAGAAAAAAGTATGAGAAGCTGCTGCAGACCTTCTTTAGGCAGACTTTTGAG GATTACAAAAGAATTGCATATATGGAGGCAGATACGAAATGTGCAAACGCTATTCAGGCTATGGAGAGGAGATTGCGATCAGCTTGTAATACTGCGGATGCAAAGTTAGAGCAGGTCCTCAAG GTTCTTGATGACCTAAGTTCTGAGTATGAAAAGTCTTCTCATGGCCCAGGGAAATGGCATAAGCTGGCAACTTTCCTGCAGCAAAG TTTGGAAGGTCCTATTGCTGACCTTGTAAGGAAGCGGATAGATCATATCACATCCGAGAAAAGTTCTTTAAGTCTGAAGTGTCGCTCAATAGAAGATAAGATGAATCTCTTGCACAAGCAGTTGGAAGCAAATGAGAAGTCCAAAGCTGATTATTTGAAACGCTATGAAGATGCCATaaatgaaaagaagaaagttgCTGATGATTACATGAGTCGTATAAGTAGTTTACAGAGCAAATGCAGCTCCTTGGAGGAGAGATGTTCCAGTTTAATAAAAACATTGGATGGAGTTAGGCATGAATCCTCTGATTGGAAAAGGAAATACGAACATGTCTTGTCAAAGCAAAAAGATGACGAAGAGCATGCTAGTGCGGAAATATCTGCTCTCAAGTCCAGAACTAGTGCTGCTGAAGCAAGATTGTCTGCTGCTCGAGAGCAAGTTCATTCTGCTCAAGAGGAAGCCGGCGAATGGAAACGAAAATACGATATTGCTGTTCAGGAAGCCAAAACAGCCCTTGCAAAGGCAGCAACAGTCCAAGAACGTGGATCTAAGAATATGCAACAACGGGAAGATGCTCTGAGAGCTGAGTTTGCTAGTAGTCTGGCAAAGAAG GAGGAGGAAGTAAGGGATCAAGCTGCAAAAATTGAGAAAGCGGAGCAGCGGCTGGCTGCTTTGAGCTTTGAGTTGAAG GATGCGGAGGCAATGCTAGAAAACTATGGGTTACAGATTGCAGATTTTAGAAGTAATATAAAGGAGTTGACTGAGAAGCTAAATGCTGCAAATGCAAAAGCTCAATCATATGAAAGAGAATCTCAAATACTTGAACAAGAGAAAATTCTTTTGGAACAAAAGTATCGATCCGAATTTGCAAGGTTTGATGAGGTCCAAGAGAGAAGTAGAGTTGCTGAAATAGATGCGAAAAGAGCCATTGAGGTGGCAGACAAGGCGCGATCAGATGCAACCCTTGCTCAACAGGAAAAAAGTCAAATTCAACAGATAGCTATGGAAAGGCTGACTCAAATCGAGCGAGCTGAGAGGCAGATAGACCAATTGGAGAGGGCGAAAAATGACTTGGCTAATGAACTCGAAACACTACGGGCATCAGAGCTGGAAGCCAATTCTAGAGTTAAACAGCTCGAGGCTCGTGTTGAAGAGAGAGAGAAGGAAATTGAATCCTTAATGGAGTCTAACAATGAGCAGAGAGCAAGTACTGTTCAAGTACTTGAAAGTCTTCTTGAGTCAGAACGGGGTTCCCGTGCAGAAGCTGATCGTCGGGCAGATGATCTCTCCCATAAGTTACAAACTACCCAGGCAAAACTTGAAAAAGTTCAGACAGAGTTGACCTCTGTCAGATTGAACGAGTCTGCCCTAGAGGCCAAGCTCAAGACCGCTTCTCATGCGAAACGTTCCCGGGTTGACGACCATAGTATGGATTTGGGGGTGGATTCAGCTGAAAATATGGACTTCACTGATAAAGTCACGAGGacaaacaaaagaagaaagagtACTGCCAGTACAATACACGAACCAACTTCAGCAGGTGACGGAGATTCAGTGTTCatgggtgatgatgatgatagtcaGTCATCTCAACAAACTGGCACAAATGAATATAAAAAGCTTACAGTTTTACAACTTAAGGAGGCATTGACTAAGCAGAACTTTGGAGATGAGGTGCTTAAACTTGGAAGTTCTGCGAGGAAGAAGGACCTCATTGCTTTGTATGAAAGACTCATCCTTAGCAAGTCTTGA